The proteins below come from a single Xiphophorus couchianus chromosome 20, X_couchianus-1.0, whole genome shotgun sequence genomic window:
- the perm1b gene encoding dentin sialophosphoprotein, which produces MDDLDHSIHIAENDWSSFYDDSEECNLLQASLAYPDDSSLSDSEDSGNFNTGQPETNGSTDSNTAEESCTGGIQLLGQLFQSDATCMKQGEIGVSCSKRNTISTKSAHKDIAQEILVTTSDSNTNTPQTNPPSNYNSEGRGMLSRDGAAQMTSDLKSNKKPDLLSCKQAAPSVSEPDATGRAEKERWFVTVNDNLAWRRGRSTSDKKKLKQNKPGEGENFQNSDIKREREQSRGIQLNQNKESGDLSEEPLISRSVAAMNRDKWEPGSSAHTSYDSFSPSPTALECLRCSELQYGAEFSSTGSWDSDSYLSAVESVEEAQHPLEEHLIKHSPLEWPLSPTCDNQNFSLTLFNDATAANYDGYATPEPLFTPPSPEIPDESFTYGNDTCSETHPPPSPSGGSQKDQLSPDSTQSLCSAADSPETFAKAAGQAQPVYAISAFWDELEKLTINDILQIRMGRSSRLTEETARPDASNLPTDPSQVDPLDSSMMDTSDAADSDYFTQPDESKRDWSVCEFSTSDFEEEPWQFANLSKNSSPDLQNKSQQSDSGLLLDEDDSTDYERRETPVALDQSLDCQDFQNMISCQRRMTKSRSMYNIQALTTEDVAPLPSLSIDQNNLPLSAAQPLEAFLSHTDLQDYRISFPEIFEYFFTEYDDSTSSQFLSVRDPEEIFVSRVFHSPLCTFREDPWTSPFQCSTEKPIPIFSCSRPAIQDLTFPNPHVFLRTNCEEVDRVSPMRLISHSFFHGSLNRSSGAAGVGGSHSWKSFLSLRKIRFPDKGSICCSESGAWIFPVDTKEIRMGSQNQAVTSFSERRACLDFSQEFRELDEQCWISETIWTTKREGLFSRVKQSDMCLVCIAFASWVLRSSNPEAADAWKAALLANVSALSAIQYLRQYMKMKNPPRDDL; this is translated from the exons ATGGATGATTTGGATCACAGCATTCACATTGCAGAGAATGACTGGAGTAGCTTCTACGATGACAGCGAGGAATGTAATCTGCTGCAGGCCTCGCTTGCCTACCCCGATGATTCCAGCCTCAGCGACTCGGAGGATTCAGGAAACTTCAACACAGGCCAACCGGAGACAAACGGGAGTACAGATAGCAACACTGCCGAGGAGAGCTGCACAGGTGGCATACAACTATTAGGGCAGCTTTTTCAAAGTGATGCAACATGTATGAAACAGGGGGAAATAGGTGTCAGCTgttcaaaaagaaacacaatctCCACAAAGTCTGCACACAAAGATATTGCACAAGAAATTCTGGTCACGACAAGTGACAGCAACACTAACACGCCACAAACAAATCCACCGAGCAATTACAATTCAGAAGGGAGAGGAATGTTGTCAAGAGATGGAGCTGCACAAATGACAAGTGACCTCAAATCCAACAAGAAACCTGACCTACTTTCCTGCAAACAAGCAGCGCCGAGTGTGAGCGAGCCAGACGCCACAGGCAGAGCGGAGAAGGAGCGCTGGTTCGTGACTGTGAATGACAATCTGGCATGGCGGCGAGGGCGTTCTAcctctgataaaaaaaaactcaaacaaaacaaacctggTGAGGgagaaaattttcaaaattcagATATCAAACGAGAGCGTGAACAATCAAGAGGTATTCAGTTGAACCAAAATAAGGAATCTGGAGATTTATCAGAAGAACCGCTTATTTCTCGGTCAGTTGCAGCAATGAACAGAGACAAATGGGAGCCAGGGAGCTCAGCACACACATCCTATGACAGCTTTTCACCCTCACCGACAGCGTTGGAGTGCTTGCGATGTTCAGAGCTTCAATATGGTGCTGAATTTTCCTCCACTGGCAGCTGGGATTCTGACAGCTATTTGTCAGCTGTTGAATCGGTGGAGGAAGCTCAGCATCCTCTTGAAGAGCATCTCATTAAACACAGCCCTCTGGAATGGCCATTATCCCCAACATGTGACAACCAAAACTTCAGCTTGACTCTCTTCAAtgatgcaacagcagcaaattaTGATGGTTATGCCACTCCGGAGCCCCTTTTCACTCCTCCATCCCCAGAAATACCAGATGAAAGCTTCACTTATGGAAATGACACATGTTCTGAAACCCACCCACCACCTTCACCATCTGGTGGCTCCCAGAAGGATCAGCTCAGTCCAGATTCAACTCAGTCACTTTGCTCTGCAGCAGACAGCCCAGAGACATTCGCCAAAGCTGCAGGCCAGGCTCAGCCAGTGTATGCAATCTCTGCGTTCTGGGATGAATTGGAAAAACTGACTATAAACGATATTTTGCAGATCAGAATGGGGAGAAGCAGTAGATTAACAGAGGAAACAGCAAGGCCCGACGCAAGCAACCTTCCTACAGACCCCAGCCAAGTTGATCCTCTTGATAGCTCAATGATGGACACATCTGACGCCGCAGACTCAGACTACTTCACACAGCCAGATGAATCCAAGCGTGATTGGTCAGTTTGTGAGTTTTCAACCTCAGATTTTGAGGAAGAGCCCTGGCAGTTTGCTAATTTAAGTAAAAACTCTAGCCCTGACCTTCAAAACAAATCCCAACAAAGTGACTCTGGTCTTTTGTTAGACGAGGACGACTCCACTGATTACGAACGAAGAGAAACCCCCGTTGCTCTAGACCAAAGTCTTGACTGTCAAGATTTCCAAAATATGATCTCCTGTCAAAGAAGGATGACAAAAAGCAGAAGTATGTACAACATACAGGCTCTCACCACAGAGGACGTAGCTCCACTACCTTCTCTTAGTATTGACCAGAACAATTTGCCTCTTAGTGCGGCTCAACCTCTGGAGGCTTTTTTATCCCACACAGACTTACAGGATTACAGAATATCCTTCCCGGAAATCTTTGagtattttttcacagaatatgACGACAGCACATCATCACAGTTTCTTTCTGTTCGTGATCCTGAAGAGATATTCGTATCTCGTGTCTTTCACTCTCCTCTCTGTACCTTCAGAGAAGATCCATGGACCTCTCCTTTCCAGTGTAGCACAGAGAAACCCATCCCAATCTTCTCTTGCTCTCGTCCTGCTATCCAAGACCTCACATTCCCAAATCCGCACGTTTTCCTGAGAACAAACTGTGAGGAAGTGGACAGAGTGTCTCCAATGAGACTCATATCTCATTCGTTTTTTCATGGCAGTCTGAACAGATCCTCAGGAGCAGCAGGTGTGGGTGGATCCCACAGTTGgaaaagttttctgtctttgagGAAAATTCGCTTTCCAGACAAAGGCAGCATCTGCTGCAGCGAGTCAGGTGCCTGGATTTTTCCTGTTGACACTAAAGAGATCCGGATGGGGAGTCAGAATCAGGCAGTAACATCATTCAGTGAGAGGAGAGCTTGTCTGGATTTTTCTCAGGAGTTCAGAGAGCTGGATGAGCAATGCTGGATTTCGGAAACTATATGGACAACAA AGCGAGAAGGCCTCTTCTCCAGAGTGAAGCAGTCAGACATGTGTTTAGTCTGCATTGCTTTTGCCTCTTGGGTGCTAAGATCTTCTAATCCAGAGGCTGCAGATGCCTGGAAAGCAG CTCTTCTAGCAAACGTGAGTGCACTGTCTGCAATCCAGTACCTGCGGCAGTACATGAAGATGAAGAACCCTCCCAGAGATGACCTCTGA
- the c20h1orf159 gene encoding uncharacterized protein C1orf159 homolog, which translates to MGLSFLLVLAASVILIRPETPVTKALHHNSVECCGEKQKVNNSCSNDTHCEPGCFYRLLENSNVVCIFCDSAAVDLENVTVCTYNYTLERKNHTTVTTVIPKIGGPGVAASVLLGTLLISMFLILTVASFFYLKRSNRLPGFFYRRNKAFIFQPSETAVMIPSGRKQRYVRRERPSTRNITTIPTSAATQVHNL; encoded by the exons ATGGGTTTGTCATTCCTTTTGGTCTTGGCTGCCTCTGTGATCCTGATCAGACCGGAGACGCCTGTAACCAAG GCCCTACATCATAACTCTGTGGAGTGCTGTGGAGAGAAGCAGAAAGTGAACAATTCGTGCTCTAATGACACTCACTGTGAACCGG GTTGCTTCTATCGTTTGCTGGAGAACAGCAACGTGGTCTGCATATTCTGTGACTCTGCAGCTGTGGATTTGGAGAATGTAACCGTTTGCACATACA ACTACACATTGGAGCGTAAAAACCACACAACAGTAACTACTGTCATTCCTAAAATTG GAGGCCCAGGCGTGGCGGCCTCCGTTCTTCTGGGAACTCTGTTGATCAGTATGTTTCTCATTCTCACTGTTGCCTCCTTTTTCTACCTCAAACGCTCCAACCGGCTGCCTGGTTTCTTCTACCGGCGAAACAAAG CTTTTATATTTCAACCAAGTGAGACg GCAGTTATGATCCCTTCAG GGAGGAAGCAAAGATATGTGAGGAGGGAGCGGCCCTCAACGCGAAACATCACCACGATCCCCACCTCAGCTGCCACTCAGGTGCATAATTTGTAG
- the ccdc36 gene encoding interactor of HORMAD1 protein 1: MSYLRNIKKMLNIPAGTRNVGSNGHPSLTDSQVFFGSQFWHEHSQGMSQEMSLSSRNSQQSSQEGSDPTILNRYTSKPLLFGDMKDKTRTSGLLDKFEEDRKKAKERSDSDHFLKESQHIRETLINIQQLVAGTEKNTSVCQTIFENFDSFASSLKTSLESLKRDISQMFETWVDKLSSQKEVMAELEEKLQKNGEATSELATQLKSLKSNVECLRGEQEREQKMLEEALKLLNSLVPKPSDKPSPKSMLDSAIQTSPEREMSAHNILKSSQSEGTQLPNVPGNLKHQGETSTQGCRRVFGKRRLNLKGQRCKKRPLVLSQSRKQFVPDENTKPINPCKKSQKTSGPLYENHDQNILADQQNLGSGSLIPGKKGSRSSMAAGCFMNPPSSWSQDSNSSECLAAIEPILEMLSPVKQGDLWELFDSEFDF; the protein is encoded by the exons ATGAGTTATTTGAGGAACATcaagaaaatgttgaacatACCAGCTGGAACCAG AAATGTGGGCTCCAATGGACATCCCAGTTTGACAGATTCCCAGGTTTTCTTTGGCTCGCAGTTTTGGCATGAACATTCCCAGGGTATGTCTCAGGAAATGAGTCTGTCATCCAGAAACTCCCAGCAAAGTTCGCAGGAG ggaAGTGACCCAACAATTTTAAACAGATATACCTCTAAACCTCTTCTGTTTGGGGACATGAAGGACAAAACGAGAACCTCAGGCTTGCTTGACAAGTTTGAAGAGGacaggaaaaaagcaaaagagagaAGTGACAG tgaccactttttaaaagaatccCAACATATTAGAGAAACTCTCATCAAT ATTCAGCAACTGGTGGCTGGCACTGAGAAAAACACATCTGTGTGCCAAACGATCTTTGAAAATTTTGACAGTTTTGCATCATCAC TGAAAACTAGTTTGGAGAGCCTTAAGAGAGACATTTCCCAGATGTTTGAGACTTGGGTAGACAAATTAAGCTCTCAGAAGGAAGTAATGGCAGAGCTGgaggaaaaactgcaaaag aatGGGGAAGCCACATCAGAGCTTGCAACACAACTAAAGAGCTTAAAGAGTAATGTGGAGTGTCTGAGAGGGGAGCaggaaagagaacaaaaaatgCTGGAGGAGGCTCTGAAGCTGCTCAACTCTCTTGTTCCTAAGCCTTCAGATAAACCCAGTCCTAAATCAATGTTAGACAGCGCCATTCAAACATCTCCAGAGCGGGAGATGTCAGCGCACAACATTCTGAAGAGCAGTCAAAGTGAAGGCACACAGCTTCCAAATGTGCCAGGCAACCTTAAACATCAGGGTGAAACTTCCACACAGGGCTGCAGGCGCGTCTTCGGAAAGAGAAGACTCAATCTGAAGGGCCAAAGGTGCAAAAAGAGACCACTGGTGCTCTCTCAGAGTAGGAAGCAGTTTGTCCCAGATGAAAACACCAAACCTATAAATCCTTGTAAGAAGTCACAGAAAACATCAGGACCTCTTTATGAGAACCATGATCAGAACATCCTGGCCGACCAGCAGAACCTCGGTTCAGGCAGCCTGATACCAGGGAAGAAAGGAAGTAGATCCTCCATGGCCGCAGGATGTTTCATGAACCCGCCGAGCTCCTGGTCCCAGGACAGCAACAGCTCAGAGTGCCTCGCTGCCATCGAACCCATCCTGGAGATGCTCAGCCCAGTAAAACAAGGAGACTTATGGGAGTTGTTTGATTCTGAATTTGACTTTTAG